The nucleotide window CAAGGACTGGTATGCCGAGAAGCTGGTCCAGCATCCGGCGCTGTATGCCTTTATTGCCAAGTTCACGGGGTGGGGGGACAATACGTTGACGTTCAAGCGGACGCTATTGCGGAATAATATCCCCCAGACGAAGCCTATTGGTGTCCATTATGATCAGATCTTTATTAGACATGGGGAGCCCACGGCTGTGACGGCTTGGGTGCCTATTGGGGATATTAAGCTGAGTGGTGGGGGTTTGATCTATTTGGAGGATAGTATGTCTTTCATCTTGATTGTATGATGTGGGGATGCTGACGAGGACAGGTGATGTCGTGGGCCAGAAGATTGAGAATGAATTCACGGCCAAGGCTCTGGCAGCGGGCAtgacggaggaagaggctaAATATGCCTTCAACTCGAATATGATGTCCACGGGCATGCTGTCGGAGAATCCCGCCGAATTCGCCAAGGAGAATGGCCGGCGTTGGTTGGTTGCGGAATACGAGGCGGGGGATGTGGTGCTGCATAAGCCTCACATGGTAAGCAGCATCTAATTAGGAGCCTGTGGATAAGTGCTGATGGGATTAGATCCACGCGTCGACGGTGAACAATGACCCGGATAGAGTGATCCGTTTGGCGACGGATTTGCGGTTTGCAGACTCGTCCCGGCCTTATGATAAGGTGGGTTTATACCTGGATTCTGTGATGTATGGGATGAAGGCTGATAATGTTGCAGAGATGGATGAACTTTTACCGATTCAATGACGGTGTTTAATTGGTCACATTGGGACAATGACAGTATTGGTTAATTGAACATAAACTTATGACAGACATGACATGATCCTTGCACCTGCTTACTCGCATCCATAACTTTGCCTTCTGCATtcatctactccgtagtagaTATATCAAACGTACAATGACAGATCCTAGGTCCTTCGTTAGCTTCCATACTACCAAGATTAAATGATACCTACTGCTGATCATCACAGAACCCTCCAGTCCACCCACCACCCTGTTCGATACACTGCACCCTTGAGTTAGCCTATCGTCCTTGAATTACGATGAAAATCAGCCTACCGTATTCCGACAGGCAAGATTCGCAATGTCATCCCCACCACGGATCTGGCACGAGGTGGAATTGCTCAGCATGATTTCCATGAGGGCAGCCAGGGCGGGCACACCCAACCCGAGGCAGGAGTAGAGGGTGACTAGGGCGGTTTTCATCGTGGTGTAGCTAGTTTCTAGTTGGTGGCTAAGAGCTAGTGGatgttggcggtggtggatgtcaaCCAGAGAGAGTACCCCTTGCTACGATAGGCCTAGGTAAGATTGGGGAGGGACCTTGGTTGACTGGCTAGCAGGGTACGTAGCTGCATTCTGTGAGGGATCTGCAGAGGGGATTACTTGGATTGAAGCTCGTGCATGGCTGCGGATGGTCTGGTGCTACACAGCACGATCTGCTATCGATATGGCGAGGGATAGATACTCGGGATTTGACTCGTTGATCTTTCAATCTTTTGATGCCTTAATTGCTCATGCATTATCTTCATGCCCAAAGAgtttgtttttgtttctttgatCGCATTCACTACATATGGCTGCTTCGACGTGGCATCCCTTGCTGACGGCCTTAGGTAAGAGGGGGCCAGATGCACTGAGAGGAATGTCCAAAATCCGATTGTCGGCACACCCAAGATTTGGGGCCAGTGGGATCCGCCGGTCGCGATGGATACCGGAGAACAATAGTCATCCTCCAGCTGTAGTTAGTCAGTTAATAggtaactagttaactatgAGGCAGATGGTTAGTCTTCAGTTAAGTTCCGAGACCGAGGGGATGGACCAACGGCAGCAATCAGGAGAGGCACCGTCAGCACGCAGTCCGGAAGCATAGAAAGTCCGACCGCATCAGCCCCGCCGGCCGAGCTTTGCTCCGTTTGAATCCTTCAcgctttcttcccctctctcgctctctctctctccgcccttttatttctcttcttccccctctaCTCTTACTCCCTTTTACTCTCCATCTTTCCTCacttatcctcctcccctttttttctgtaaGCCATATCTCtccattttcttcatttttctCACTGTCAATCTGACTGATTCTAACCATTGCCTCTCTAGTATCTTCACCACACACAACCATGGCTGCCCCCGCCCAGAAGTTCAAGGTCGCCGACATCGTACGTTCCCCGTTATACCATTCTACCATGATCGCAATTCTCATTTATGCCTCTAGTCCCTGGCTGCCTTTGGCCGCCGCGAGATTGAGCTCGCCGAGATTGAGATGCCCGGTCTCATGTCCATCCGCCGCAGATATGGTCCCGACCAGCCCCTCAAGGGTGCCCGTATCGCCGGTTGCCTGCACATGAGTATGTCGGCCTgacatttttttttactttgaAACCTTTCTAATCCCTTGCAGCCATCCAGACTGCCGTCCTCATCGAGACCCTCGTTGCCCTCGGTGCCGAGGTCACCTGGACCAGCTGCAACATCTTCTCCACCCAGGACCacgccgctgccgccatTGCCGCTGCCGGTGTCCCTGTGTAAGTCAAAATTGTATGCCAATCTATCGGCTCGATCTAATAATTGATAGCTTCGCCTGGAAGGGTGAGACCGAGGAGGAGTACAACTGGTGCTTGGACCAGCAGCTCTCCGCCTtcaaggatggcaagaagctcaacctcatcctcgacgacggTGGTGACCTGACCTCCCTCGTCCACGAGAAGTACCCCGAGCAGCTCAAGGACTGCTACGGTCTGTCCGAGGAGACCACCACCGGTGTCCACCACCTCTACCGCATGCTCAAGGAGGGCAAGCTCCTTGTCCCCGCCATCAACGTCAACGACTCCGTCACCAAGTCCAAGTTCGACAACCTGTACGGTTGCCGTGAGTCCCTCATCGATGGTATCAAGCGCGCCACCGATGTCATGATCGCTGGTAAGGTTGCCGTTGTCGCCGGTTACGGTGATGTCGGCAAGGGCTGTGCCGATGCTCTCCGCAGCATGGGTGCCCGCGTCCTGGTCACCGAGATCGACCCCATCAACGCCCTCCAGGCTGCTGTCCAGGGCTACCAGGTCACCACCAtggaggaggctgctccCCAGGGTCAGATCTTCGTCACCACCACTGGTTGCCGtgacatcctcctcggccgTCACTTCGAGGTGATGCGCAACGACGCCATCGTTTGCAGTACGTCCCTTCTATCATGGTCTCCTGAATCAAGCTAACTGCTCAGACATCGGTCACTTCGACATTGAGATCGACGTTGCCTGGCTCAAGGCCAACGCCAAGTCGGTCCAGAACATCAAGCCCCAGGTTGACCGCTACACCATGGCCAACGGCCGCCACATCATCCTGTTGGCCGAGGGTCGTCTCGTCAACCTTGGCTGTGCCACCGGCCACTCTTCCTTCGTCATGTCCTGCTCTTTTTCCAACCAGGTCCTTGCCCAGATTGCTCTGTTCAAGGCCGAGGACGCCGAGTTCGGCAAGAAGTACGTCGAGTTCGGTACCACCGGCAAGAAGCCCGTCGGTGTCTACGTTCTCCCCAAGGCTCTCGACGAGCAGGTCGCTCTCCAGCACTTGGAGCACGTCAACGCCAAGCTGTCTCAGCTCACCCCCGTCCAGGCTGAGTACCTTGGCCTGGAGGTCACCGGACCTTTCAAGGCTGACCAGTAAGCCCTCCTATACTCAAAACTTTAATTCATCGGCAGCTACTGACTAAGTGAAATAGCTACCGCTACTAGATGTCGAAATCCTACTGCTAGACTTCAACATTCACGATGTTACGACGACATATACAGGGTTCTTTATCAACATGGGGCTCAAAAGCATTGTCTTCAACGGCAAATAAAAGTGGCTGGGTATGGCTAGGGTTGcattggtggttgtggagtAATTGTTCAACAGAAGATACCAGATAATTGAATACATCAGATTCCTACTACAGTAGTTTACCAAAATacccccccccttctccccaaaaactagatatactTACAACTGAATCTCCTTAAACTTCCTCGCATTCTCCTCCAacgccacctccaccggcaACCTCTCCATACTACTCGCCCCAAAGAACCCATGCACCCCCTTACACCTCTTCAACACATACTCCGCATCCTCCGGCCCCGCCAACGGGCCCCCATGACACAAAACAATCACCTCCGGATtcaccttcaccaccgcATCCCGCACCTCCTGCACCACCTTAACACACTCATCCAGCGTCAACGCCGTCTGCGCCCCAATCGTCCCACTCGTTGTCAATCCCACATGTACCACAATCACATCCGCGCCCGCCCGcgccatcatctccccttccttcaCATTGAACACGTACGGCGTCGTCACCAGATCCATTTCCCTGGCAATGCGAATCAtctccacttccttctcATATCCCATCCCCGTCTCTTCCAGGTTCGCGCGGAAGTTCCCGTCGATCAGACCGACTGTCGGGAAGTTTTGCACCCCCACGAACCCGATGTCCCGTAGTTGGCGCAGGAAGGTCCGCATGTCTCGGAAGGGGTCGGTGCCGCAGACGCCCGCGAGGACCGGGGTGTTttggatgagggggaggacTTCGTTGGACTGCTCTTTTGGTTAGTATTCGTAATGGGAGGGAAGACAGAGGGGACGgtgaggggggggggggtgagggagggtATGTACCATTTCAACGACTACGGCGTTGGCGTCCGAGTAGGGCATCATGCCTGCGAGAGAGCCTCGGCCTGCCATGCGGAACCGGCCCGAGTTGTAGACTAGGATTAAGTCGGCGCCACCTTTTTCGATAAATTTGGCGGAGAGGCCGATTCCTGTGTTTTATGTCATTGTTGTGGTTAGTGGTGTTTATGTTGATATTGATGATTGGGAAGATGGGTGAGGGTATATGGATGGCAGTGAAGGGGTGCATGGGTACTTACCAGCTCCCGCACCGATGATGATCGAACCATCGGCGATGGTCTTGCGAAGACGGTCGAGGACTTCTTGTCGGGTGGTTGGGCGGGGcatgatggtgttgttgtgtatgtgtgtatgttggAGAATGTAGGGTGGATGTAGTAGGTATTAAGAGAGTAGTATGTTATATACTAAATCGAGGGCTAGTGGAGGATAGTTGAGGATGGGCCTTAAATAACCTCCGGCCTACAAAAGTCGGAGTATGACGAATGAAAAGAATGTCGGAAACAAACATCCCCGTGATAGTGTGACTGTATCTCCGAAGGAGGGGTAAGAGGGGGTAATGCCAAATCATCAGTGGATCAGGCGGTTACCACATAATTGATAGTCAAAGTATCCATTTTGGTGGCGGATGAGTGGTACTTTTAGTCCTGGTAACCACTTCAGCTGCGGATCGTCCGGGATTTGACCCACGGCTAACCCTAACTAGTCTGCACCGGCGTGCTTTTGTCTGCAGCTGAGACTCCTCTCTTCTGcgttattaatttatttcatCTCGCCTTGGGTCATTTTTGAGTTCTTGCGACAAATCCCAGTCGGTATTACGCACGATAGTAGTCTCCGACATGACGGTGCAGCGCAAAGCCGATCAGTTCTTCAGCTGCCTGCCACCAGCCACAGTGTAACATGTCCCTCTTCAATGTTATAAACCCCGCTCCcaataaatagtagtagtaacatCACCTTCTTTACAACACCTCCCATATCTACAACAATCAAAGTTATAGTATACTGCAACATGccgaccatcctcctcctcggcacCTGCGACACAAAATGGTCCGAACTACTCTACCTCCACTCCCAACTAACTTCtaacccctccatctccgtccTTCTCATGGACGTCGGCCgcgccgccacctcctctccgctcATCAACATTCCTCATCCCAGCCTCGACAACAAAACAGTCGACTACACCCAGCTCCCCCGAAACGACTACATCCAATCCATTACCCATCTCTCTACTCCCACCGTCGCCGACCTTTACCACAATGGCAAAATCCACACTATCCTCTCCATCGGCGGCAGCTGCGGCACCACCATCGCAACCACCATCATGCGTGATGCCCTTCCCATCGGATTCCCGAAACTGATGgtctccaccatggcctccGGCGACGTGGGTCCCTACATCCAAGAAACAGACATCACCATGATGTACAGTGTCGTCGACGTAGCCGGCACAAACAGCATTCTGAACAGAATCCTCCGCAACGCGGCAGCCGCAGGAACCGGAATGGCGATATCATACCACGACCAGCTTCATACCCCCGAGTCTAATGGCACGAACGGACATGCGCAAAATGGACACCAGAAGCAGAATGGGTCAAAGCAGGAAACACCCAAGAAAACCAAAGTCGGCATCACCATGTTCGGCGTGACCACGCCCGCCGTAGACCAAATCCGCACCTACCTGGAATCCCACCTCCCGGATGCATGCGAGATCTACGTCTTCCACGCCACCGGCTCCGGCGGAAAAGCCATGGAGCGACTAATCCGCGAACAACAACTCGACGCCATCGTGGACCTGACCACCTCCGAGATCGTGGATGAGCTCGCCGGTGGGGTATTGTCCGCCGGACCGGGACGGTTAGACGCCGCGGCGGAGAGGGGCATCCCGCaggtggtgtgtgtggggGCGTGCGATATGATTAATTTTGGGACGAAGGATACGATTCCCGAGCGGTTCAGCGGGAGGAGGATCTATGAGCATAATCCGACGGTGACGATTGTAAggacggatgaggaggagaatcgACGGATCGGGGAGTTTATTGTggggaagttggggaagGCGAGGTGTCCGGGGAATGCAGTGGTTATGTTACCGACGGGGGGAATCAGTATGATGGATGTTCCGGGAAATAGTTTCtatgatggggaggtggatgaggtgttgTTTGGGACGGTGGAGAGGGGGCTGGAGGGGTCCGGGGTGAGGGTTGTGAGGTGTCCGGGGGATGTGAATTGTAAGGAGTTTGCGGAGAGTGTAGGGGAGActttgttggggttgttgaagagtGTAGTTAGTAAGTTGTAGTATAGTTGAACTGAATTTAGggtatataataactttCAATCACTATGTAGATCAAACCTACTTAATTGCACATCTTTTAACCTTGGTGCCGCCGGAGCACCAATGAGGTAATTTCCCGGTGGCCATTTACCCGAGTTACAGTTTCAGAGAAATTTAACTATAAATTGGATTCCCCGACGAACCTTCTTGTACATTTTATTTCTGCTTAAAGATACTGCACAGAAGTACATCTACATCAATCAACATGTCCCGTCCCCTCGAAGGCAAATTCGCCATCGTCACCGGTGGCTCCCGCGGtaaccccccatccccatcccccataCCCTCTCCatatccaccaccccactaACGTCCCCCAGGAATCGGCGAAGCTATCGCCCACAACCTCGCCAGCAAAGGCTGCTCCCTCCTCCTAAACTACACCTCGGACAGCTCCCGCGCACGCACCGAATCCCTCTGCagcaccctctccaccacacACAACATAACCTGCATCCCCGTGCAAGCCGACCTCTCGGACCCCACCCCCgccatcagcaccatcctctccgccgccaaAACCCActtcacctccccaaccACAGGCACCCTAACAATCGACATCCTAATCAACAACGCCGGCGTCAGCAAAGACCGCTTCCTCAACGACCCCTCCTCGGGTCCCATCGACCCCGCCTACTTCAACTGGCACTACACCATCAACGTGCTGGCCCCGCTGCTCCTCACGCAAGCCTGCGCCGAGTACCTCCCCCGCAAGCCCGCGCACAGCGgccgcatcatcaacatctcGAGTATTTCCTCCTCGTTGGGGTTCACGGGCCAGTCGGTGTATGGGGGTACCAAGGCGGCGTTGGaggcgatgacgaggacgtGGGCGAGAGAGTTGGCGGACGTGGCGACGGTGAATGCGGTGAATCCTGGTCCCGTGGTCGGGGATATGTATTTTGCTACGGGCGAGGAGTTTTGGAAGCAGATGCAGGGGTTCCAGGATAATGCGCCGTTGAGTAAGTtgcaggatggggaggaggggttgagtgaggagcaggagaggtTGATtagggagaagatggggggTAGGAGGCCTGCGTTTACGAGGGAGATTGccggggtggtggggatgctTTGTACGGAGGATGGGGGATGGTGTACGGGAAGTGTGGTTTGTGCTAATGGCGGGTTGAAGTTTACGACTTAGTTGTTGTTGGACTTGGGGGTATCGGGTTGGGGGGTTATGTAGGGTTCAGGAATGATTAGAATAGAGTGGTGGCGTGGAACCACATTGACAATATATtgaattatcttattattgaTACACGTCCTGAATTGGCTTAGAATTGTAGTATTTGGTCAAGTAGTCGAGTggttacttactactatgtatCTGGAGGATATATTTCCTAAAGTGCGCTATGATTTGGTTCTGATAGGTAGTTCTCTGCATTGGGTAAACTAGAATTTATGGGGTTTGCTTACAGTGTTCGAAATGTGCCATAAGAGCAGTCGCTTATGTTTTAGTTGCcaatagataataataataaccagTCGTTGGTATAGAACTACTATAGGATTATATCGGTGTCTACCTCTTGGTATGCGAGTTAGGGTTATGCACGTTCCCGTCAGCCTCGTGCCGTGACTACCGTAACCCTAACTTCTCGACTGCCCGTTCGCTCCGACCTGGAGCGTTTCAACGTCTGCTAAATAGACAATGTAGAACTAAAGAAGatgcagaaagagaagaaagacttGGTGTCTAAGAATATCATTTTCCATCTAAGTTAAATACAGTAGTGTTTAGGGATGCAAAAGAGTGGCAGAAATCGAAGGGAATGCCTGTGTGTTCCTACCCTTTATGGTAGGCACGCTGCATCGACAACCAAGCTATATCAGGCGGCATGGAATACCAGCATGCTATAATGGATGCGAGTACCGGATAGAACGGCGATAGCAAAGTGGATAGCCCAATTTTGGTCATATTTAGGTTAGATTCAAAGTGAAACGCTAGTACCGTCGGTAGATTTGTAGTATCAGAGGCTGTTTGTTTGCTGATATTCCAAGCAAAATAGTTATATGAACAGAGATAAGTGCAACTGAATACTGACAATATCAGTGACAATAAAACCAATCACTTTCCACTCACCTGTATCTATACCCTCACAATATATGCATAATCGGCGGAATCCCGCCCAAGTGGGGCCGCCAGGCCACGCACGCAGATGACTAAGCCTCTAGGCAGCGATAAAGTTCTCCTGGACCCTGAAGGGTCTTAATCACGCATTTCTCGCGGGGAAACTCATTCCCGCTTAATTAGCATCTTCCAGTGTCATTTGATTCATGCAGCCTGTCAGCATGGATGCAGATATCCTCGATATTGTGGCTCAACGTGGCGGGAGGGCCAGGAGTGCATGTGACCTGTGCCGGCATAGAAAGGTACAACCCTATACCCTTTACTTAGTACGGGCTCAACACTGATGTGGGTTAGATTCGATGCGATGGAGAGAAACCAGCATGTGAGAATTGTCATTTTGCTGGTGTTACCTGCACGTTTACCGTGACTGGTCAACCCAGGAAGACTATTAGAGAGTACGTTCCTTGTGGCAGATTTACAGTAACATTATTGCTAATTCTCACAGACAACTTGCTGAAGCCAAGGCTCGTGTACAAGAATTGGAAAGCTTCATTGCCGGCCGTCATCTCCCAGGAGCAGTTTCACCAAACATCCAGTTGCAGGATCAACTGCGATCTGCCTCACCATGTCCGTCCCTGTCGCTCTTTGCCGCGCCATCGCATCCCCAGGACTCGTCGGATTTCGACATAGCCATGGAAATCTTCAAACAGCATCTGGAAGTTTCCTGGCCAGGCACTACTAACTCCCCTCAGCGCAACTCATTCCATGCTACTGTCTACCGCCAAACCGGCGCTGTCTTGGACTTGCACGGCTTCTTAGCCCGTGTAACAGAGTCCTACAAGGCCCAGTATGCTTCCATCTCGCCAGCAACCTCTACTCCCCTATGGCCCAGCTACGCACTGATCCAGAAGTGTCTCGACTACTACGCTGCCAAGGGCATGTACTCCATGTTCCCTGTTGTGGATGTGCCTGCTTCCCAGGCTGTCCTTGAGGCCCTCGTCTCTGGCCATACAGATCCCCCTCCTACCACGGCGGAAAAGGCACATCTCTTCGCCTTCGCAGCCTTTATCACCAAGCAGCATCAACACCAGCCGCAGTTTGCAGATACAGACCCGGACGCTTACGTGCAGGCCGTACTGACACTAGTACCTAAGCTCATGCTTGAGCTAGCTAGTGTGTGGAAATTAGAAACATTCGTCATATTggtatctttttcttcttttctatcaTATCTCCCATATTCTAACGCAGATAGGCCCTCCACATCGCCCCAGCAGGCTATCCCCAACaagcccaactcctcctttCAACCGCCATCCGCATTTTGTATCAATTAGGCGGCCACCGCatcacccctcccccagaATACCAACCACAGGCCTCCTCCActaccaccaacaacactaAATCCCACTCTCACCTCCGCGCCATTTTCTGGCTCTGCTACAGCATGGACAAAGAAATGTGCATCCGCAGCTGCTCCCCACCCCTCATCCACGACATTGACGTCGACCTCGACTTTCCCCAAACCTACATCGGCTCTACCACCCACTCGCCCCCACCACCCCGAcaatccccatcatcatcaacatcattatcatcatatcatagTACCGAAatccccctcctctaccCATCAGACATCCGCCTCGCCATCTTCAAATCCCACATCTACAACCGCCTCTACTCCAGCCACGCCCAATCCCTCCCTGAAGCCCGCCGTCTCGCTCACATCCGCCAACTCGACCAGGATCTGAGTGAACTATATGCCGAGTTCCCCCTAGGACATACACCTGTACACACACCTAGATCCGAAACAAGCACACCCATTCATCGAGATCCAACAataccttcctcctcctccaacgaaGAAAGTAGTAATCATAAGCTGGTCAATATCCGCCCTATCAACATCCACCTTGAATACCACCACTGTGTTCGAAAACTGCACGAAGCGAGTATCACAACCAGCTTATCTGTCGTGTCTGCCCCGCTTGCTTCGAGTCTGGAGTTGTATTATCAGGCCTCGAGGTCGACGTTACTATATTACCTGAATTCAGGAAAGGGCGGGCTGGTGGATCGGTTTAGCGTTTGGTAAGTTACTCCAGTTCCTCTATTCCATGTAATATGTGGTCAGTATGTATAATGTATATTAATGGAGGGTTGGTGAATGGTAGGATCCACGCACAattcatcctctccgccatTCTCACCGTCTTCTGGTGTTTGATCGAGAACCCCGATCCGAGGAATGCGTCCTTCTCGAGGGATTTGAGGATGTTGGAGGATATGAGAGGGTTGTTTGCTTGTGAAGTGTTTGAtttggagggagaggggaggttCTTCCCCCCGGCGTATATTGTCGATGGGTTTTTGAGCTGGTTGGTTTCGTTGGTTAGGGTtgcggtggagagggagggggttcGGCGTGGTCGGGCTTCGTGAGGtgtcttctacttcttcttcttcttattatttttattttcttatataattttcattGGCATCATGTTGGGTGTTGGTTGGGACTTTGGTTCTGGTTCGGGGTGTATAAGATTGTATTCTATGTATGGTGTCTTCTATAGGTGGTTGGACTGTCTCTGGATACTGTTCTGCTGTGTTGAGAGTTGTGTAGTCCAtttgtattatattatctaacaGGGACTATGTATTCAGGATGTAGGACTTTTATGAAAGGTGATATAACTTGGAGAGGCAATGGTTAAGGAGATATCGGTGGTAGTCTCAGcaatatagattaaattgGTGTTCAGTAACTATCTAGAGCGAGTGACGAAGAACCTAAAAgacctccacatcatcattgtcGATCATACTATCCCTGCACAGATATCTCTCCATGATCTCCATCAGTCCAGAGCATCTTATCCCTGGATATGACGGAGGACATAACATCCACCCAATCTCAAGGCGAGCATAGGCTCAGTTATGGCCAGGTACGCCAAGGGTTTCATTGTAGATATACCAGCCATTATCCG belongs to Aspergillus luchuensis IFO 4308 DNA, chromosome 3, nearly complete sequence and includes:
- a CDS encoding uncharacterized protein (COG:S;~EggNog:ENOG410PU92;~InterPro:IPR008775;~PFAM:PF05721) produces the protein MPGVLTQTLAVSDGPLTSENAALLRPSDPNLPLDELRARFDADGYLFLKGVLPREDVLEARRQYFSYLSPTGVLKTDSDPVHGIFNPDKTPDDFPGIGAGAAGGNGRPGGESAAQFVDRAIEAHYKDWYAEKLVQHPALYAFIAKFTGWGDNTLTFKRTLLRNNIPQTKPIGVHYDQIFIRHGEPTAVTAWVPIGDIKLSGGGLIYLEDSDVVGQKIENEFTAKALAAGMTEEEAKYAFNSNMMSTGMLSENPAEFAKENGRRWLVAEYEAGDVVLHKPHMIHASTVNNDPDRVIRLATDLRFADSSRPYDKRWMNFYRFNDGV
- a CDS encoding uncharacterized protein (InterPro:IPR036574;~SECRETED:SignalP(1-20)); protein product: MKTALVTLYSCLGLGVPALAALMEIMLSNSTSCQIRGGDDIANLACRNTCIEQGGGWTGGFCDDQQICHCTFDISTTE
- the SAH1 gene encoding adenosylhomocysteinase (BUSCO:EOG09262LYR;~COG:H;~EggNog:ENOG410PG05;~InterPro:IPR020082,IPR000043,IPR036291,IPR042172, IPR015878;~PFAM:PF02826,PF00670;~go_function: GO:0004013 - adenosylhomocysteinase activity [Evidence IEA]); amino-acid sequence: MAAPAQKFKVADISLAAFGRREIELAEIEMPGLMSIRRRYGPDQPLKGARIAGCLHMTIQTAVLIETLVALGAEVTWTSCNIFSTQDHAAAAIAAAGVPVFAWKGETEEEYNWCLDQQLSAFKDGKKLNLILDDGGDLTSLVHEKYPEQLKDCYGLSEETTTGVHHLYRMLKEGKLLVPAINVNDSVTKSKFDNLYGCRESLIDGIKRATDVMIAGKVAVVAGYGDVGKGCADALRSMGARVLVTEIDPINALQAAVQGYQVTTMEEAAPQGQIFVTTTGCRDILLGRHFEVMRNDAIVCNIGHFDIEIDVAWLKANAKSVQNIKPQVDRYTMANGRHIILLAEGRLVNLGCATGHSSFVMSCSFSNQVLAQIALFKAEDAEFGKKYVEFGTTGKKPVGVYVLPKALDEQVALQHLEHVNAKLSQLTPVQAEYLGLEVTGPFKADHYRY
- the TM1 gene encoding TIM-barrel enzyme family protein (COG:S;~EggNog:ENOG410PGVD;~InterPro:IPR009215,IPR015813,IPR013785;~PFAM:PF09370;~go_function: GO:0003824 - catalytic activity [Evidence IEA]), with the protein product MPRPTTRQEVLDRLRKTIADGSIIIGAGAGIGLSAKFIEKGGADLILVYNSGRFRMAGRGSLAGMMPYSDANAVVVEMSNEVLPLIQNTPVLAGVCGTDPFRDMRTFLRQLRDIGFVGVQNFPTVGLIDGNFRANLEETGMGYEKEVEMIRIAREMDLVTTPYVFNVKEGEMMARAGADVIVVHVGLTTSGTIGAQTALTLDECVKVVQEVRDAVVKVNPEVIVLCHGGPLAGPEDAEYVLKRCKGVHGFFGASSMERLPVEVALEENARKFKEIQL
- a CDS encoding Tm-1-like ATP-binding domain-containing protein (COG:S;~EggNog:ENOG410PKND;~InterPro:IPR044122,IPR008322;~PFAM:PF06792); this translates as MPTILLLGTCDTKWSELLYLHSQLTSNPSISVLLMDVGRAATSSPLINIPHPSLDNKTVDYTQLPRNDYIQSITHLSTPTVADLYHNGKIHTILSIGGSCGTTIATTIMRDALPIGFPKLMVSTMASGDVGPYIQETDITMMYSVVDVAGTNSILNRILRNAAAAGTGMAISYHDQLHTPESNGTNGHAQNGHQKQNGSKQETPKKTKVGITMFGVTTPAVDQIRTYLESHLPDACEIYVFHATGSGGKAMERLIREQQLDAIVDLTTSEIVDELAGGVLSAGPGRLDAAAERGIPQVVCVGACDMINFGTKDTIPERFSGRRIYEHNPTVTIVRTDEEENRRIGEFIVGKLGKARCPGNAVVMLPTGGISMMDVPGNSFYDGEVDEVLFGTVERGLEGSGVRVVRCPGDVNCKEFAESVGETLLGLLKSVVSKL
- a CDS encoding SDR family NAD(P)-dependent oxidoreductase (COG:Q;~EggNog:ENOG410PKNS;~InterPro:IPR002347,IPR036291,IPR020904;~PFAM:PF00106,PF13561,PF08659;~go_function: GO:0016491 - oxidoreductase activity [Evidence IEA];~go_process: GO:0055114 - oxidation-reduction process [Evidence IEA]); this translates as MSRPLEGKFAIVTGGSRGIGEAIAHNLASKGCSLLLNYTSDSSRARTESLCSTLSTTHNITCIPVQADLSDPTPAISTILSAAKTHFTSPTTGTLTIDILINNAGVSKDRFLNDPSSGPIDPAYFNWHYTINVLAPLLLTQACAEYLPRKPAHSGRIINISSISSSLGFTGQSVYGGTKAALEAMTRTWARELADVATVNAVNPGPVVGDMYFATGEEFWKQMQGFQDNAPLSKLQDGEEGLSEEQERLIREKMGGRRPAFTREIAGVVGMLCTEDGGWCTGSVVCANGGLKFTT